One Pseudomonas sp. AN-1 genomic region harbors:
- a CDS encoding fumarylacetoacetate hydrolase family protein, with protein sequence MKHARIRYQGEVHNVAVEDDNAVRLADGTLLAEDQVEWLPPATGSMFALGLNYADHAAELAFKAPTEPLVFIKAPNTYTGHRQITWRPDNVAYMHYECELVAVIGKTARNVKREDALDYVAGYTVCNDYAIRDYLENYYRPNLRVKNRDCTTPVGPYIIDRSQIADPQNLKLRTWINGELRQEGSTKDMIFDIPFLIEYLSAFMTLQPGDMIATGTPEGLADVVPGDEVVVEVEGVGRLVNTIVSEADFFAAKNAAVAK encoded by the coding sequence ATGAAACACGCACGCATCCGTTACCAGGGCGAAGTCCACAACGTCGCCGTCGAAGACGACAACGCCGTCCGTCTGGCCGATGGCACCCTGCTGGCCGAAGACCAGGTCGAGTGGCTGCCGCCGGCCACCGGCAGCATGTTCGCCCTCGGTCTGAACTACGCCGACCACGCCGCCGAGCTGGCGTTCAAGGCGCCGACCGAGCCGCTGGTGTTCATCAAGGCGCCGAACACCTACACCGGCCACCGCCAGATCACCTGGCGTCCGGACAACGTCGCCTACATGCACTACGAGTGCGAGCTGGTGGCGGTGATCGGCAAGACCGCGCGCAACGTCAAGCGCGAGGACGCCCTGGACTACGTCGCCGGCTACACCGTCTGCAACGACTACGCCATCCGCGACTACCTGGAGAACTACTACCGGCCGAACCTGCGGGTGAAGAACCGCGACTGCACCACTCCGGTCGGCCCGTACATCATCGACCGCAGCCAGATCGCCGATCCGCAGAACCTCAAGCTGCGCACCTGGATCAACGGCGAGCTGCGCCAGGAAGGCTCCACCAAGGACATGATCTTCGACATCCCGTTCCTGATCGAATACCTGTCCGCGTTCATGACCCTGCAGCCGGGCGACATGATCGCCACCGGCACTCCGGAAGGCCTGGCCGACGTGGTCCCGGGCGACGAAGTGGTCGTGGAAGTGGAGGGCGTCGGTCGCCTCGTCAACACCATCGTCAGCGAAGCCGATTTCTT